gCTACTACTATCATCAGTACCATCTACCCCTATGATCCCCaccccgtctgcccagcgtggttacTCCTGGTTAACCTTTCCTTTGGGAGTTTTAGTCAAGCACTGTTATAAGCTTTTAATGACGATGATCTATGACCTActtaattcttcttctttttccatTACAACTTCCCGAAGAGAAAAAGTAACAATCACTTTTAGTAAAGGAATAGTAGGTTTCCTCTTACacttctcaaaaaaaaaaaaaacacggtaGACACCGATTTATATAAaccttctttatattttttgtttgaaatacgTTAAGTTAAAAAGTTTTACAACTTACTATGTTATTCGAGAGTAAATAGCTTTATTCCCATAATCATTTGATAAGAAATTGAAACTTTATTTATCGTTACATTCTATTATTTCAGATGCAACTGATGGTAAGCTGAGCGATGAGCACATACTGCTTACAATGGATGTCAACTACAAAGGATTAGTCATGTGCACTAGGGAAGCAGTGGGTTCGATGAGGAAGCGTAATTTTAATGgtcacattataaatattaacagGTAAGTTctgtgtaatataaaaaaaaaaaagttaaattaaataaagcaaatattaaattaattttattggtggcaagtatagataaatattgcatttaagtaagaaatatttttttttaacaaaacagtatttatattttgaatttactattaattagaagaaattactaaattttttaatgGCACCTTTTTATCACGATTCTGGTTAAGTAtattgtttagtatttttttgttaggttttatttatttttccctcGGAAAAATGTGTTCTTTCTGAGCAATCCcggataattaattttaattacttacgaaaaacaaaaagaaagaaGTATAAACTTTTAACTATTGGGCCCTTGACAATCATACCTCGAACagctaaactaaaataaaatcatctCAACTTTTTTACGTTACTGACGTCCCATTGTTTCAGTGTGGCCGGTCATTACATACCCTTCCACtcagattttaatatatattcgaGCACAAAGCACGCAGTCACTGCTTTCTCCGCTGCTCTGCTCAACGAGATGGCCGACGCTAagagaaaaattaaagtaacggtaataaggttttttttatttaaataagtaagtacttaCTAGAGTCACAGATTTCGTCAGCGTCCATTacttcaacatcatcatccgcagccaaTTAACGAACGCAAATTGTTTGGGCAACGGGGCCCTATACCATAGGAGAGACGGATTTTTAGaacataaacccaccacgctgctctaatgcgggtttttgggctttaacgattattatctcAAATTAGAGATAAGTAATAGCCGATAGGGCTTAACGTTTTCTCcaaggcacgggggttgacaccgTCCATTTCTCTAAcaccgggctggtactgaaataGCGGGTGGTTCTACAATAGAAAAAACACATTACCTTACATTTTTtgacccgacccgggaatcgaacccagtatCTCGTGATCCACTAGACCAACTGTGTGTGTAACTAGCATGTAGGAATGGAAAAGTCTGCCTACCTGGACAAAAAATTACGGGGTATTATAAGTTGTgtgcgtgagtgtgtgtgtctgtggcatcgtaacgGCCgcacggatgaaccgattttaatttgtttttttgtttgaaagatgaatTAATTAGTCGAGAGTGTTCTCCCTacctatgtttgatgaaaatcagtccaagatggccgctgccacaaaatggcagattatattattttcacaactccctcaataatcaatatgggtattaattaaaagaaaggGCTCGATACATGATACACtaggataaatttaaaatccaagcTGGCTGCCACCTCAAAGTGGCGaacttatttatttgctgactgattttttaattttaactttatttaattaaataatctcTTTGAAATGTGATTTCAGAGCATTTCACCCGGACTCGTGCGCACTGAAATGACTATCACTCACGATCCTGAACAGCCAATTTTAGAGCCTGGCGACATAGCTGATGCTATTCTATACGTCATTTCAACACCTCCAAATGTAAACGTAAGTACCTACTGAACTGTCATAATTTGCGTCGTTTCTTTTGATAAAACAGGATTTATTCTTGTCGGAAaactttatatttgtatattcttGTCTATATGCGAGTGCGTCATGCGGAAACTACTGAAAGGATTTCGATGCAATGGTTTAGTTTGTATATTCCATAAATATCTTCTTGATATTTTTTACACGATTAAATAGTAAGACTCCTTCGGGATAGGCATTTACTCTGCAAATCTAAACcgattctgtattttttttttgcttcattAGAAAGGTTTTATTATCAACTAAAAGCAATCTCACTGAATGACAAAAAggataaaacaattgttaaaaattaaaattaaaaacccttGATTACAGATCAGCGAGCTCGAAATCCTATCTGCAGcggagaaaaaattataaattaaaaataggcgtctttctatttctttattatCAAGCCACTTTTAATTAACCGGATGAAGCGGAGAAGACAGAAGATGCCGATGTCGACGAGGCAAGGCCTAGGATAGAAGTTCCGAATTGAAATAATGCTCGTAGGATGTCCATATTCAGAGTCCAAAAAGGTGATGGCCCTTCCTCTTCAGATGATTTTTGTTCACTCTGTAAAAtggaaatatatttctttaaacacagacagtattttttgttttacttaaaacacaaaGATACGAGTACCTTTTATGCAAttcgaaaattataaataatattattaatttaaatatttgtaggtATTATAATTGAGGAATAAAGTTCCGCTGGTAACACTATTTCGAAGCAGGAAAACATTTGGTCGACAgggaataaaacaaataatgatattaatacaAATACTACCAGCAACTCAAGCTATTTTATTAAGATGTTTATGACGTTTTGCGTcggaattataatccttatttttaggacGTCAAGGTTAATCATATAAActgttattttcaaataatactgCATAAGCGA
This is a stretch of genomic DNA from Pararge aegeria chromosome 12, ilParAegt1.1, whole genome shotgun sequence. It encodes these proteins:
- the LOC120628116 gene encoding farnesol dehydrogenase-like produces the protein MERWSNKVAVVTGASSGIGAALSIRLAENGMTVVGLARRAHLIDELNSEVTGTGKIHSRQCDLSKVEEIKAAFEWVENKFGGTDVLVNNAGIFKGGKITDATDGKLSDEHILLTMDVNYKGLVMCTREAVGSMRKRNFNGHIININSVAGHYIPFHSDFNIYSSTKHAVTAFSAALLNEMADAKRKIKVTSISPGLVRTEMTITHDPEQPILEPGDIADAILYVISTPPNVNISELEILSAAEKKL